CAGGTTGCTGCCATTGACGGTGTTTGGATGTGCTTCAGAAAAGACATCTTCAAAGAAATACGCTTCGATGACCAGAACTTCCATGACTTCCATTTATACGATTCGGACATCAGCATGCAAGTGAACAAGACTGGCCGAGGCATATTCCTTACCCAAGACGTACTGTTGGAACACAAGTCTTATGGAACATTTACCTCAAGCTACAAGGACAGCCTCGCCATCTTTTTCAAGAAATGGGAAAAAGACTTGCCCATGATGAAAGGTGCCATCATTGCAAAAGAAGACATCAACGCAGCTCTCGTTTCTGCACAGAAAGCATTTGACGAGCGGCTGGAACAAGATGCTAAACTCGTTGAACTGAGAAAAGTCATCAGGGCAAAAAAAACTGGTGAAAAGTGCAGAGACTATACACCTGAAGAAATGGAACTAATGGACAAATCATCCTATGACTTCAGGCTGCGAATCATTAAAGACAAAAACATTCCACGGGCTGTGGTCAAAGAAAAAATAAAAGAATATGCAAATGCTCCTTATGCCCGAAAAACGAGAAAGCTCATCATGAAATATTTCTGGTACAGATATATCAAACGGTAGCAAATACTTACGGAATATACTCCTTCCAGAACTCTTCATACTGATATTTACGCCATGCGTGACAGCCGAAAGGCAACTGTCGTTGTGTCACCTCTTCAAACAGATATTTCGGCGAACACTCGAAGGAAAAAAAGGCTGCCTCTTCAGGAGAGGGAATATTCAAGCGATGGCGTGTCGGTGCCAGACCATAGCAGAAGAAACCGTCTTCCCACATCCATGAGGCCTCGCCCTTGTTCATATAATAGCCCAATGTATTGGTACCAATGACAGGACTGCAACAGCGCGAAAGGCAATGGAACAAACTGCCTATCGATTTATATTCATCACGGAATATTTCCCTACATGATTTCATGCGAAGGTTAAGATTGGTTACACGTATGAAGGCCTCAATGCGACGAAGAGACAGTCCCCCATTGCCTGCACACCACAATCCATAACCCTCTTCATGGCTTTTATGTTTCTCAAACCATGGAGCACCAATATAGTCATAACCTTTTCTACACCATGCTTCAAGTTCATCGCTGAACACCCAGGCATCCAACTGATAAATGAGCATATAGTCATAATCAGAAAACCGTTGATAAAACTTACGGCTCTTCATCAGTTTGTTATATCCAGCAATGCCATCAAAAAAAGACGGTTTAAACCTTTCTGTCGGAATGTTTCTTCCCGCACATTCGTCATATTGTGCAGTATTCATCCCTATAGGACAAACTAACATTATAGGATAATTCCCCAAGATTTTGAAACATTGCTTCAAACTACATCTTTCATCGTTGGTAAGCTCCGTCTTATAAACAGGAATAAGAATAACTGCTTTCATCTTTATTGTCAATTATTTCAATAACTACTACAAAGGACATTTATATTTTAATGTACTGTTTCCAGAACTCTTCGTACTGGTATTTGCGCCAGGCATGGCAACCAAAAGGCAACTGCCCATGGGTCACCTCATTGAAAAGATATTCCGGTGAGCATTCAAATGCAAAAAGAGCTGCCTGCTGCGGACTTGGAGTGCTTAGCTCGTAGTTGGAACCGCGCAACCCATAACAGAAGAAGAAATCTTCCTGATAGCGCTTCCTGATATGCCGAATGCTATTGGTACCCACCCAAGGTCCCATGCAGCGAAACAGGCAATGGCCTAAGTCTGAAAATGAGTGATATTCCTGCCGAAAGACCTGATGGCAGGTCTTGACTTTCGACATAGAAGGGAGTGATGATGTTGTGAGGAACTTCTCAATACGCCGCAACGACAGTCCGCCATTTCCAACAAGCCAAAGGTCATAGCCTTCCTCGTGCGTATGATTCAGTTCAAACCATGGTGCACCAACATAATCATATCCCTTAAGGCACCATTCTGTAAGTTCGTCACTGAACACCCACGCATCAAGTTGGTAGATTAGCATGTAGTCATAATCGTTGAACCGCTCATAAAACATGCGACTCATCATCAGCCTGTTATATCCATCGATATTCTCAAAAAAAGGTGGCTGAAACGTCTCGCAACGCAATTCACGCCCCGCTACCTTAGAGTACTCCGAGACATTAAGTCCATCGGGGCAAACCAATGTCACCTGATAATTGCCCAACACGCTGATACACTGACGAAGAGAATGCTCTTCATCGGCAGACAGAATGGGTTTATATACAGGTATTACGATGACTATACGCATGATTATGCTATCTAACTGCTTGCAAAGTTACTTCTTTAACATGAAAAATGAAAGTTTTCCCATGATAAAGTAGTGTTTTATGTTTATTTTTTGTACTTTTGCACGTGATGAAACTATCCGTCATAACTATCAACTACAACAACTTAGAAGGTCTCACCAGAACTTGTGAGAGCGTGACAAGTCAATCGGGCAGA
This region of Prevotella sp. E13-27 genomic DNA includes:
- a CDS encoding DUF5672 family protein, which gives rise to MRIVIVIPVYKPILSADEEHSLRQCISVLGNYQVTLVCPDGLNVSEYSKVAGRELRCETFQPPFFENIDGYNRLMMSRMFYERFNDYDYMLIYQLDAWVFSDELTEWCLKGYDYVGAPWFELNHTHEEGYDLWLVGNGGLSLRRIEKFLTTSSLPSMSKVKTCHQVFRQEYHSFSDLGHCLFRCMGPWVGTNSIRHIRKRYQEDFFFCYGLRGSNYELSTPSPQQAALFAFECSPEYLFNEVTHGQLPFGCHAWRKYQYEEFWKQYIKI
- a CDS encoding DUF5672 family protein, translating into MKAVILIPVYKTELTNDERCSLKQCFKILGNYPIMLVCPIGMNTAQYDECAGRNIPTERFKPSFFDGIAGYNKLMKSRKFYQRFSDYDYMLIYQLDAWVFSDELEAWCRKGYDYIGAPWFEKHKSHEEGYGLWCAGNGGLSLRRIEAFIRVTNLNLRMKSCREIFRDEYKSIGSLFHCLSRCCSPVIGTNTLGYYMNKGEASWMWEDGFFCYGLAPTRHRLNIPSPEEAAFFSFECSPKYLFEEVTQRQLPFGCHAWRKYQYEEFWKEYIP
- a CDS encoding glycosyltransferase, translating into MLSLIICSKFPALEKDLLQNIEDTIGIPFEIVNIDNSQGKYNIFEAYNLGVERAKGEYLCFMHEDIVFHSKNWGKVVENYLSQDFVGALGVAGGNIVLDQLDWRFYGFHKVYLIQGIYTEEESPCYSIAYYPPMAKNEPICQVAAIDGVWMCFRKDIFKEIRFDDQNFHDFHLYDSDISMQVNKTGRGIFLTQDVLLEHKSYGTFTSSYKDSLAIFFKKWEKDLPMMKGAIIAKEDINAALVSAQKAFDERLEQDAKLVELRKVIRAKKTGEKCRDYTPEEMELMDKSSYDFRLRIIKDKNIPRAVVKEKIKEYANAPYARKTRKLIMKYFWYRYIKR